From a region of the Rhipicephalus microplus isolate Deutch F79 chromosome X, USDA_Rmic, whole genome shotgun sequence genome:
- the LOC142775938 gene encoding uncharacterized protein LOC142775938 isoform X1, whose translation MCQATCTSMFAAVLIILSFVSALDIAEELRMKRQTYSLPHGSELLLEPLTTRFICRHDGYFADVDNNCRVYHICTRSAETRQLQRYSFLCGNLTMFNQLTLTCSRPEDSVPCRNAPVFYYVNDNIGYQDSPFLYDDDVSNADQFIHNNRLLEANRAAKRPF comes from the exons ATGTGCCAAGCAACTTGCACTAGCATGTTTGCTGCCG TTTTGATCATCCTTTCATTTGTCTCTGCCCTCGACATTGCTGAGGAGCTCAGG ATGAAGCGCCAGACATACTCTCTGCCCCACGGTTCCGAGCTGCTTCTCGAACCCCTGACGACGAGGTTCATCTGTCGCCACGACGGTTACTTCGCGGACGTGGACAACAACTGCAGGGTTTACCACATCTGCACTCG ATCCGCCGAGACGCGACAGCTGCAGCGGTACAGCTTCCTGTGCGGAAACCTGACCATGTTCAACCAGCTGACACTGACGTGCTCGCGACCCGAGGACTCGGTACCATGCCGGAACGCTCCGGTATTCTACTACGTCAACGACAACATCGGCTACCAAGATTCGCCCTTCCTGTACGACGATGACGTCAGTAATGCCGACCAGTTCATCCACAACAACAGGCTGCTCGAAGCCAATCGGGCAGCGAAGAGGCCTTTCTAA
- the LOC142775938 gene encoding uncharacterized protein LOC142775938 isoform X2 yields the protein MKRQTYSLPHGSELLLEPLTTRFICRHDGYFADVDNNCRVYHICTRSAETRQLQRYSFLCGNLTMFNQLTLTCSRPEDSVPCRNAPVFYYVNDNIGYQDSPFLYDDDVSNADQFIHNNRLLEANRAAKRPF from the exons ATGAAGCGCCAGACATACTCTCTGCCCCACGGTTCCGAGCTGCTTCTCGAACCCCTGACGACGAGGTTCATCTGTCGCCACGACGGTTACTTCGCGGACGTGGACAACAACTGCAGGGTTTACCACATCTGCACTCG ATCCGCCGAGACGCGACAGCTGCAGCGGTACAGCTTCCTGTGCGGAAACCTGACCATGTTCAACCAGCTGACACTGACGTGCTCGCGACCCGAGGACTCGGTACCATGCCGGAACGCTCCGGTATTCTACTACGTCAACGACAACATCGGCTACCAAGATTCGCCCTTCCTGTACGACGATGACGTCAGTAATGCCGACCAGTTCATCCACAACAACAGGCTGCTCGAAGCCAATCGGGCAGCGAAGAGGCCTTTCTAA